One region of Clavibacter michiganensis subsp. tessellarius genomic DNA includes:
- a CDS encoding HAD family hydrolase, which translates to MSGSARPGAPVDLVILDCDGVLVDSEVLAVEIDRAVLAELGWDITTEEVVERFVGKSHASFTAEVAAHLGRPLADDWDAPYLHRYADAFEAHLRPVDGIEDALDRITTPTCVASSGGFPKIHANLARTGLLPRFAGRISSATEVEHGKPAPDLFLLAAARMGVDPARCVVVEDSPYGVQGARAAGMRALGYAGGLTPAHRLRDAGATAFDDMRDLPRLLRELAG; encoded by the coding sequence ATGAGCGGGTCGGCCCGACCCGGCGCGCCCGTCGACCTCGTGATCCTCGACTGCGACGGCGTGCTCGTCGACAGCGAGGTGCTCGCCGTGGAGATCGACCGGGCGGTCCTCGCCGAGCTCGGCTGGGACATCACGACCGAGGAGGTGGTCGAGCGCTTCGTCGGGAAGTCGCACGCGTCCTTCACGGCCGAGGTCGCCGCGCACCTCGGCCGCCCGCTCGCCGACGACTGGGACGCGCCCTACCTGCACCGCTACGCGGACGCGTTCGAGGCGCACCTGCGGCCGGTCGACGGGATCGAGGACGCGCTCGACCGCATCACGACGCCGACCTGCGTGGCCTCGAGCGGCGGCTTCCCGAAGATCCACGCGAACCTCGCGCGCACGGGTCTCCTGCCGCGCTTCGCGGGGCGGATCTCCAGCGCCACCGAGGTGGAGCACGGCAAGCCCGCGCCCGACCTCTTCCTCCTCGCGGCCGCGCGCATGGGCGTGGATCCGGCGCGCTGCGTCGTCGTGGAGGACAGCCCCTACGGCGTGCAGGGCGCCCGGGCCGCGGGCATGCGCGCCCTCGGCTACGCGGGCGGGCTCACCCCGGCGCACCGGCTGCGCGACGCGGGCGCGACGGCCTTCGACGACATGCGCGACCTGCCGCGGCTGCTGCGGGAGCTCGCCGGCTGA
- a CDS encoding LacI family DNA-binding transcriptional regulator — protein MDSRAAAPRPTMAQIAERAGTTVPTVSKVLNGGTDVSEATRERVMSAAHALDYRRRPRTRATEPDPRAGRIVDVVVGHIEGSWIGPVLSAIEEESSAAGVDLVLTRARPDGEWIRRLLRRPSLGAILVLVDVSAAGLHTLTTAGIPVVVIDPSTRPPAEVASVGSTNWEGGRMAAEHLIAQGHTRIGVIGGLRSHLFGSARIDGLMTALRAAGVVVPDERVAFCDWDRERARSAAGAMLAARDRPTAFFACSDVMGLGVYEAADDAGLRIPDDLSVLGFDGVQESAWAMPPMTTVRQPIAEMGATAFHMLEQAHRSPRSRATGSPASRMELETELVLRGSVAPPRP, from the coding sequence ATGGACAGCAGAGCGGCCGCGCCCCGGCCGACCATGGCGCAGATCGCCGAGCGGGCCGGCACCACCGTCCCGACCGTCTCGAAGGTGCTGAACGGCGGCACCGACGTCTCCGAGGCGACGCGCGAGCGCGTCATGAGCGCCGCCCACGCCCTCGACTACCGCCGGCGACCGCGCACCCGGGCGACCGAGCCGGATCCGCGCGCCGGCCGCATCGTCGACGTCGTCGTCGGCCACATCGAGGGCAGCTGGATCGGGCCCGTGCTGAGCGCCATCGAGGAGGAGTCGTCCGCGGCGGGCGTCGACCTCGTGCTCACGCGCGCCCGACCCGACGGCGAGTGGATCCGCCGACTCCTCCGCCGCCCGTCGCTCGGCGCGATCCTCGTGCTGGTCGACGTGTCCGCCGCGGGCCTGCACACCCTCACGACGGCGGGCATCCCGGTGGTCGTCATCGACCCGAGCACCCGGCCGCCGGCGGAGGTGGCGAGCGTCGGATCCACCAACTGGGAGGGCGGGCGGATGGCGGCCGAGCACCTCATCGCCCAGGGGCACACGCGCATCGGCGTGATCGGCGGCCTCCGCTCGCACCTGTTCGGCAGCGCGCGCATCGACGGCCTGATGACGGCGCTGCGCGCGGCGGGCGTCGTGGTGCCGGACGAGCGCGTCGCGTTCTGCGACTGGGACCGCGAGCGGGCCCGCTCCGCCGCGGGCGCCATGCTCGCCGCGCGCGACCGGCCCACGGCGTTCTTCGCGTGCTCCGACGTGATGGGCCTCGGCGTCTACGAGGCCGCCGACGACGCGGGCCTGCGGATCCCCGACGACCTCAGCGTGCTCGGCTTCGACGGCGTGCAGGAGTCGGCGTGGGCCATGCCGCCCATGACGACCGTGCGCCAGCCGATCGCCGAGATGGGCGCCACCGCGTTCCACATGCTCGAGCAGGCGCACCGGTCGCCGAGGTCGCGCGCGACCGGCTCGCCGGCGTCGCGGATGGAGCTGGAGACGGAGCTCGTGCTGCGCGGATCCGTGGCGCCGCCGCGCCCCTAG
- a CDS encoding carbohydrate ABC transporter permease, with amino-acid sequence MSDVIDQTVSPVVAAPVTKRAALPRRRGKGGGISPIVYVFLSIAVLISVFPLYYMLVVASVGATAVTSIPPRLFPGTNFLEVAGKVFDTVPFMLSLLNSVLVSTTVAVLSAVLCAMAGFAFAKLTFPGRNTLFLIVLLTMTVPAQLSVIPQYLIISQLGWVDTLQAIIVPGLASAFGIFWMRQHMSTTVSDELIQAARLDGANSWQLFWGVAFPVVRPAAFVLGLITFTGVWNDFMWPFIVLKSPELFTVQIALKQLQANRSIDVALAMGGSFMATLPLLILFFFVGRRMITGIMDGAFKG; translated from the coding sequence ATGTCCGACGTGATCGACCAGACCGTGTCCCCCGTCGTCGCCGCACCGGTCACGAAGCGCGCGGCGCTGCCGCGGCGCCGGGGCAAGGGCGGCGGCATCAGCCCGATCGTCTACGTGTTCCTGAGCATCGCCGTGCTGATCTCGGTGTTCCCGCTCTACTACATGCTCGTCGTGGCCTCGGTGGGGGCGACCGCCGTCACCTCGATCCCGCCGCGCCTGTTCCCCGGCACGAACTTCCTCGAGGTCGCGGGCAAGGTCTTCGACACGGTGCCGTTCATGCTGTCGCTGCTCAACAGCGTGCTCGTGTCGACGACCGTCGCCGTGCTGTCCGCGGTGCTCTGCGCCATGGCCGGCTTCGCGTTCGCGAAGCTCACGTTCCCGGGGCGGAACACGCTGTTCCTCATCGTGCTGCTCACGATGACGGTGCCGGCGCAGCTCAGCGTGATCCCGCAGTACCTGATCATCAGCCAGCTCGGCTGGGTCGACACGCTGCAGGCGATCATCGTGCCGGGCCTCGCGAGCGCGTTCGGGATCTTCTGGATGCGGCAGCACATGTCCACCACGGTGAGCGACGAGCTCATCCAGGCGGCCCGGCTCGACGGCGCGAACTCGTGGCAGCTGTTCTGGGGCGTCGCGTTCCCGGTGGTGCGGCCGGCCGCGTTCGTGCTCGGGCTCATCACGTTCACGGGCGTGTGGAACGACTTCATGTGGCCGTTCATCGTGCTGAAGTCGCCGGAGCTGTTCACGGTGCAGATCGCGCTGAAGCAGCTGCAGGCGAACCGGTCGATCGACGTGGCGCTCGCGATGGGCGGGTCGTTCATGGCGACGCTGCCGCTGCTGATCCTGTTCTTCTTCGTGGGGCGGCGGATGATCACCGGGATCATGGACGGCGCGTTCAAGGGCTGA
- a CDS encoding GNAT family N-acetyltransferase has protein sequence MTPDDASAARLLAAYDAQLRTDAETTDALDVRELGPLRLAAFPGGRGFITYADLGGLDEEAIRELVPAALARFRDDPTITAVEWKTRGHDRAPGLDGILRAHGFAPEERETIMLGEARGLAVDVTLPDGVTLRRVTAEADVRAMSAMQDEVFGDAVSSDHADAILRRLELDDAMELWVAEADGRVVTAGRLQPVPGSDFAGIWGGATVPGWRGRGIYRALTAARARSALAAGRTLIHSDSTDLSRPILERSGLLACSTTTPYAWSR, from the coding sequence GTGACCCCCGACGACGCATCCGCCGCCCGCCTCCTCGCCGCCTACGACGCCCAGCTCCGCACCGACGCCGAGACGACGGACGCGCTCGACGTGCGCGAGCTCGGCCCGCTGCGGCTCGCCGCCTTCCCCGGCGGCCGCGGCTTCATCACGTACGCCGACCTCGGCGGCCTCGACGAGGAGGCCATCCGCGAGCTGGTCCCCGCGGCCCTCGCGCGGTTCCGCGACGACCCGACGATCACGGCGGTCGAGTGGAAGACGCGCGGCCACGACCGCGCACCCGGGCTCGACGGGATCCTCCGCGCGCACGGCTTCGCGCCCGAGGAGCGCGAGACGATCATGCTCGGCGAGGCGCGCGGGCTCGCGGTCGACGTGACGCTGCCCGACGGCGTGACGCTCCGCCGGGTCACGGCCGAGGCCGACGTGCGGGCCATGAGCGCGATGCAGGACGAGGTGTTCGGCGACGCGGTCTCCTCCGACCACGCCGACGCGATCCTCCGCCGGCTCGAGCTCGACGACGCGATGGAGCTGTGGGTCGCGGAGGCCGACGGCCGGGTCGTCACGGCCGGACGCCTGCAGCCGGTGCCCGGATCCGACTTCGCCGGCATCTGGGGCGGCGCGACCGTGCCGGGGTGGCGCGGCCGCGGGATCTACCGCGCGCTCACAGCCGCCCGCGCGCGCTCGGCCCTCGCCGCCGGGCGGACCCTGATCCACAGCGACTCGACCGACCTGTCGCGCCCGATCCTCGAGCGGTCCGGCCTCCTCGCCTGCTCCACGACCACGCCGTACGCCTGGTCGCGCTGA
- a CDS encoding YnfA family protein produces MLLRTVILFALAAVAEIGGAWLVWQAVREGRPWWWAGLGVMALGAYGFIASLQADASFGRILAAYGGVFVAGSLLWGAIVDGYRPDRWDVAGAVICLLGVAVIMAGPRGAGA; encoded by the coding sequence ATGCTGCTGCGCACCGTGATCCTGTTCGCCCTCGCCGCGGTCGCCGAGATCGGCGGCGCCTGGCTCGTCTGGCAGGCTGTGCGCGAAGGCCGGCCGTGGTGGTGGGCCGGGCTCGGCGTGATGGCGCTCGGCGCCTACGGGTTCATCGCGTCGCTGCAGGCGGATGCCTCGTTCGGCCGGATCCTCGCGGCGTACGGCGGCGTGTTCGTCGCCGGCTCGCTCCTGTGGGGCGCGATCGTGGACGGCTACCGACCCGACCGGTGGGACGTCGCCGGCGCCGTGATCTGCCTGCTCGGCGTCGCGGTGATCATGGCGGGCCCGCGCGGCGCGGGCGCCTGA
- the aroQ gene encoding gamma subclass chorismate mutase AroQ has protein sequence MPHRALLVSSAFAVSLAAVLGAAAPAQACPRDPAEQQAVTAVASAALDRLEIADDVAASKYLSGKAVADPAREQAVIDATIAAAKADGVDPVAAERIMRAQITASKQVQYALIARWHAHPDEAPTTAPDLTTSVRPRINAVDARLIPAIGQAHDALDDRSCGHLVKDARGELGQGLDDAHRKAFRTALATVCTPES, from the coding sequence ATGCCCCACCGCGCGCTCCTCGTGTCGTCCGCCTTCGCCGTCTCCCTCGCCGCCGTGCTCGGCGCCGCCGCGCCCGCGCAGGCGTGCCCGCGCGATCCGGCCGAGCAGCAGGCCGTCACCGCCGTGGCGTCCGCCGCGCTCGACCGCCTCGAGATCGCCGACGACGTGGCCGCGTCGAAGTACCTGTCGGGCAAGGCCGTGGCGGATCCCGCGCGCGAGCAGGCCGTCATCGACGCGACCATCGCGGCCGCGAAGGCCGACGGGGTCGACCCGGTCGCCGCCGAGCGCATCATGCGAGCGCAGATCACCGCGAGCAAGCAGGTGCAGTACGCGCTCATCGCCCGCTGGCACGCGCACCCCGACGAGGCGCCGACCACCGCGCCCGACCTCACCACGAGCGTCCGCCCGCGCATCAACGCGGTCGACGCCCGCCTCATCCCGGCCATCGGCCAGGCGCACGACGCGCTCGACGACCGGTCCTGCGGCCACCTCGTGAAGGACGCGCGCGGCGAGCTCGGCCAGGGCCTCGACGACGCGCACCGCAAGGCCTTCCGCACCGCGCTCGCGACGGTGTGCACCCCGGAGTCCTGA
- a CDS encoding ROK family protein: MTGQETGDAERAPLAPVADPARAVPLAPDPRSREVPPAGDARSRGTTPDHVRRSNLATVLQIVHETGPASRSELTRETGLNRSTIAALVGELQDLGLVVESEPPGTNRVGRPSPIVSADPRMVVFAVNPEIDAVTVGLVGLDGVVQRRVRRDTDGIPTAAQAADLASAIVAELRADLLAARPDARVLGVGVAVPGLVRFDGGLVRLAPHLGWVDEPFAALLAEATGLPALAANDASLAAVAEGRFGSGRDVDDLVYLNGGASGVGGGVLIGRRPFGGAEGYGGELGHTLVDSGGELCHCGAVGCLETTVGQDALLEVTGLPRARADELGDVLAAALAAGEPAVTREVERQIDNLAVALRNVVNIFNPSLVVLGGFLGSLHAADPDRILARATAQALPGAREALRIRRAALGPDRLMIGAAELAFARVLVDPSGVMRAAGASELPPA; the protein is encoded by the coding sequence GTGACCGGGCAGGAGACGGGCGACGCCGAGCGCGCGCCCCTCGCCCCGGTCGCGGACCCCGCCCGCGCGGTGCCGCTCGCGCCGGATCCGCGCTCCCGCGAGGTCCCGCCCGCCGGCGACGCCCGCTCCCGCGGCACGACGCCCGACCACGTCCGCCGCTCCAACCTCGCGACCGTGCTCCAGATCGTGCACGAGACCGGCCCCGCGTCGCGCTCCGAGCTGACGCGCGAGACGGGCCTCAACCGCTCCACCATCGCCGCGCTCGTGGGCGAGCTGCAGGACCTCGGCCTCGTGGTCGAGTCCGAGCCGCCCGGCACCAACCGCGTCGGCCGGCCGAGCCCCATCGTCTCGGCGGATCCGCGCATGGTCGTCTTCGCGGTCAACCCCGAGATCGACGCCGTCACCGTGGGCCTCGTCGGCCTCGACGGGGTCGTGCAGCGGCGGGTCCGCCGCGACACCGACGGGATCCCGACCGCCGCGCAGGCCGCCGACCTCGCGAGCGCGATCGTCGCCGAGCTGCGCGCCGACCTCCTCGCCGCCCGGCCCGACGCGCGCGTGCTCGGCGTCGGCGTCGCGGTCCCCGGCCTCGTGCGCTTCGACGGCGGCCTCGTGCGCCTCGCGCCGCACCTCGGCTGGGTCGACGAGCCGTTCGCCGCGCTCCTCGCCGAGGCCACCGGGCTCCCGGCGCTCGCCGCCAACGACGCGAGCCTCGCCGCCGTCGCGGAGGGGCGCTTCGGATCCGGCCGCGACGTCGACGACCTCGTCTACCTCAACGGCGGCGCGTCGGGCGTCGGCGGCGGCGTGCTCATCGGCCGCCGACCGTTCGGCGGCGCGGAGGGCTATGGCGGCGAGCTCGGCCACACGCTCGTCGACTCCGGCGGCGAGCTGTGCCACTGCGGCGCCGTCGGCTGCCTGGAGACGACCGTCGGCCAGGACGCGCTGCTCGAGGTCACGGGCCTCCCGCGCGCCCGCGCCGACGAGCTCGGCGACGTGCTCGCCGCGGCGCTCGCGGCGGGTGAACCGGCCGTCACCCGCGAGGTCGAGCGGCAGATCGACAACCTCGCGGTCGCGCTGCGCAACGTCGTCAACATCTTCAACCCGTCGCTCGTCGTGCTCGGCGGGTTCCTCGGCTCGCTGCACGCGGCGGATCCCGACCGGATCCTCGCCCGCGCCACCGCCCAGGCGCTCCCCGGCGCGCGCGAGGCCCTGCGCATCCGCCGCGCCGCCCTCGGCCCCGACCGGCTCATGATCGGCGCGGCCGAGCTGGCGTTCGCGCGCGTGCTCGTGGATCCGTCGGGCGTGATGCGCGCCGCCGGCGCCTCCGAGCTCCCCCCGGCATGA
- a CDS encoding extracellular solute-binding protein yields the protein MRRTLTAAIAAAAVAVALTGCSSGGGGAGSDDPNAEASFWSFTGIGAKDGVAEYQQKKPDAKVKLTEVGSTTETATALTAALAGGKVPDLVMIQNDDLPQFVENSANFLDLRTLGGDGIADDYLPWAAKAATAEDGSVIGIPTDVGGLGFAYRADLFAAAGLPTEPDEVAAMWKDWPSFIAMGEQYTKATGKPFVDNIETSVFFSTVNQVSEKYYSEDGELVYDTNPQVEDAFQVAVDAHDAGISAGIAAWSSGWAPGRANGAFAVTVAPSWILQGIKTDAPDTAGDWRVASVPGVGGNWGGSVIAIPARAEHPQAAWQYIETMMSGEAQQEHFERTGTFPAATAAIGSDAVSAYTDDFFGDSKIGEVMSQSVTEFPSFYNGPDTSPINAALLNTLVELESGNVTSAKAWPQALASAKTAIGG from the coding sequence GTGAGAAGAACCCTGACGGCCGCCATCGCCGCCGCCGCAGTCGCCGTCGCCCTGACCGGATGCTCGTCCGGCGGAGGCGGCGCCGGATCCGACGACCCGAACGCGGAGGCCTCCTTCTGGTCCTTCACCGGCATCGGCGCCAAGGACGGCGTCGCCGAGTACCAGCAGAAGAAGCCCGACGCGAAGGTCAAGCTGACCGAGGTCGGCTCCACCACGGAGACCGCGACGGCGCTCACCGCGGCGCTCGCGGGCGGCAAGGTCCCCGACCTCGTCATGATCCAGAACGACGACCTCCCCCAGTTCGTCGAGAACAGCGCCAACTTCCTCGACCTGCGCACGCTCGGCGGCGACGGCATCGCCGACGACTACCTGCCGTGGGCGGCGAAGGCGGCCACCGCGGAGGACGGCTCGGTCATCGGCATCCCGACCGACGTGGGCGGACTCGGCTTCGCGTACCGCGCCGACCTCTTCGCCGCCGCGGGCCTGCCCACCGAGCCCGACGAGGTCGCGGCGATGTGGAAGGACTGGCCGTCGTTCATCGCGATGGGCGAGCAGTACACGAAGGCGACGGGCAAGCCGTTCGTCGACAACATCGAGACGAGCGTGTTCTTCTCCACCGTCAACCAGGTGAGCGAGAAGTACTACTCGGAGGACGGCGAGCTCGTCTACGACACGAACCCGCAGGTCGAGGACGCGTTCCAGGTCGCGGTCGACGCGCATGACGCCGGCATCAGCGCGGGCATCGCCGCGTGGTCGTCGGGCTGGGCGCCGGGCCGCGCGAACGGCGCGTTCGCCGTCACGGTCGCGCCGTCGTGGATCCTGCAGGGCATCAAGACCGACGCCCCCGACACCGCGGGGGACTGGCGCGTCGCGAGCGTCCCCGGCGTCGGCGGCAACTGGGGCGGTAGCGTCATCGCCATCCCGGCCCGCGCGGAGCACCCGCAGGCGGCCTGGCAGTACATCGAGACGATGATGTCCGGCGAGGCCCAGCAGGAGCACTTCGAGCGCACCGGCACGTTCCCGGCGGCGACCGCCGCGATCGGGAGCGACGCCGTCTCGGCCTACACGGACGACTTCTTCGGCGACTCCAAGATCGGCGAGGTGATGTCGCAGTCGGTGACGGAGTTCCCGTCCTTCTACAACGGACCCGACACGTCGCCCATCAACGCGGCCCTGCTCAACACGCTCGTCGAGCTGGAGTCGGGCAACGTCACCTCCGCGAAGGCGTGGCCGCAGGCGCTCGCCTCGGCGAAGACCGCCATCGGCGGCTGA
- a CDS encoding LacI family DNA-binding transcriptional regulator: MTRPTLVDVAQAAGVSRATAARVLSGGTKVDARMSAAVLHAAEQLGYEANSAARMLRGGRAGAIGLVIAVDELDSLTGTFFTSVLKGAAKALHAADLQPVLLPADQDDADRIPRFLRSRAVDGAVVILQHEITHLAPTLADSPVPIGWVGRPRGALADDAIIVDSDNHGGGRLAARALADAGRRRLGIIAGPHDMEPARDRIRGWRDELTELGIEHGAIVHAEFTLESGAAAMARLLHRHPDIDGVFASSDLMAVGAIRMLQASGRRVPVDVSVVGFDDVIIAATSDPPLTTVRQPLEEMGRVAAETVIAASLGQEVDRQPVLPTTLVQRESA, translated from the coding sequence ATGACGCGCCCCACGCTCGTCGACGTGGCGCAGGCCGCCGGCGTCTCCCGCGCGACCGCCGCGCGCGTGCTCTCCGGCGGCACGAAGGTCGACGCCCGCATGTCCGCCGCCGTGCTGCACGCGGCCGAGCAGCTCGGCTACGAGGCGAACAGCGCGGCCCGGATGCTGCGCGGCGGCCGGGCGGGCGCGATCGGCCTGGTCATCGCGGTCGACGAGCTCGACAGCCTCACCGGCACGTTCTTCACCTCGGTGCTGAAGGGCGCCGCGAAGGCGCTGCATGCCGCCGACCTCCAGCCCGTGCTGCTGCCGGCCGACCAGGACGACGCCGACCGGATCCCCCGCTTCCTCCGCTCGCGCGCGGTCGACGGCGCGGTCGTGATCCTCCAGCACGAGATCACGCACCTCGCCCCGACGCTCGCGGACTCCCCCGTGCCGATCGGCTGGGTCGGCCGCCCGCGCGGCGCCCTCGCGGACGACGCGATCATCGTGGACTCCGACAACCACGGCGGCGGGCGCCTCGCGGCCCGCGCGCTCGCGGACGCCGGGCGTCGGCGGCTCGGGATCATCGCGGGGCCGCACGACATGGAGCCGGCTCGCGACCGGATCCGCGGCTGGCGCGACGAGCTCACCGAGCTCGGGATCGAGCACGGCGCCATCGTGCACGCCGAGTTCACGCTCGAGAGCGGCGCGGCCGCCATGGCCCGCCTCCTCCACCGGCACCCCGACATCGACGGCGTCTTCGCCTCCTCCGACCTCATGGCCGTCGGCGCGATCCGCATGCTCCAGGCCTCCGGGCGCCGCGTCCCCGTCGACGTCTCGGTCGTGGGCTTCGACGACGTGATCATCGCGGCGACCTCGGACCCGCCGCTCACCACCGTGCGCCAGCCGCTCGAGGAGATGGGCCGCGTCGCCGCCGAGACGGTGATCGCCGCGTCGCTCGGGCAGGAGGTCGACCGGCAGCCGGTGCTCCCGACGACGCTCGTGCAGCGCGAGTCGGCGTGA
- a CDS encoding FBP domain-containing protein, which produces MLPLTESDIRASLVNASQREARDVRLPDGFADLAWDRLDFLGWRDPKAPQRGIVVVPAGDELIGVLLQQAGTAPRSRAQCSWCQDVRLPAPVVFYGARRAGSAGRNGNTIGTLVCTDFECSANVRKPRPIPYLGFDPEAATAQLIEDLRTRVASFAADVASTA; this is translated from the coding sequence ATGCTCCCCCTCACCGAATCCGACATCCGCGCGTCCCTCGTGAACGCCTCCCAGCGCGAGGCGCGCGACGTCCGCCTCCCCGACGGCTTCGCCGACCTCGCCTGGGACCGCCTCGACTTCCTCGGCTGGCGCGACCCGAAGGCCCCGCAGCGCGGGATCGTCGTCGTCCCCGCGGGCGACGAGCTGATCGGCGTGCTCCTGCAGCAGGCCGGCACGGCCCCGCGCTCCCGCGCCCAGTGCTCGTGGTGCCAGGACGTGCGCCTGCCCGCGCCGGTCGTGTTCTACGGCGCGCGCCGGGCCGGATCCGCCGGCCGCAACGGCAACACCATCGGCACGCTCGTCTGCACCGACTTCGAGTGCAGCGCCAACGTGCGGAAGCCCCGGCCGATCCCGTACCTCGGCTTCGACCCCGAGGCGGCGACCGCGCAGCTCATCGAGGACCTGCGCACGCGCGTCGCGTCCTTCGCGGCGGACGTGGCGTCGACGGCCTGA
- a CDS encoding carbohydrate ABC transporter permease, whose protein sequence is MSTATSPRTSTEPPAPPAPRPRRGKAPAASPTRRIQQSLSERIAPYAYVAPFFVIFIVFGLFPLVFTFYVSLFDWNPIGKQTFVGLANFQQLFADDRFWNALVNTFAIFLISTIPQLLLALFLAHLLNHARLKWANFFRMALLVPYITSVAATAIVFAQIFDRNFGLINWVLGIFGLPSVNFMATNHGSWILISAMVMWRWFGYNTLLYLAGLQALPREMFEAAAVDGASSWQQFRHLTIPALRPIIIFTVIMSTIGGLQIFTEPLLAAPESGLTCGAGRQCQTLALFLYEQGFGQFEFGYGSAIGVVLFVIVVVVALLNFYLSTRTRKAS, encoded by the coding sequence ATGTCGACGGCGACATCACCCCGCACGAGCACCGAGCCCCCCGCGCCTCCCGCCCCGCGCCCGCGCCGCGGGAAGGCACCGGCGGCGAGCCCGACCCGCAGGATCCAGCAGTCGCTCTCCGAGCGCATCGCGCCGTACGCCTACGTCGCGCCCTTCTTCGTCATCTTCATCGTGTTCGGCCTGTTCCCCCTGGTCTTCACGTTCTACGTCTCGCTGTTCGACTGGAACCCGATCGGCAAGCAGACCTTCGTCGGGCTCGCGAACTTCCAGCAGCTCTTCGCCGACGACCGGTTCTGGAACGCGCTCGTGAACACGTTCGCGATCTTCCTGATCTCCACGATCCCGCAGCTGCTCCTCGCGCTCTTCCTCGCGCACCTGCTCAACCACGCCCGGCTCAAGTGGGCGAACTTCTTCCGCATGGCGCTGCTCGTGCCGTACATCACGTCGGTCGCCGCGACCGCGATCGTGTTCGCGCAGATCTTCGACCGCAACTTCGGCCTCATCAACTGGGTGCTCGGGATCTTCGGCCTGCCGTCGGTGAACTTCATGGCGACCAACCACGGCTCGTGGATCCTGATCTCGGCCATGGTCATGTGGCGCTGGTTCGGCTACAACACGCTGCTCTACCTCGCCGGCCTCCAGGCGCTCCCGCGGGAGATGTTCGAGGCGGCGGCGGTGGACGGCGCGTCCAGCTGGCAGCAGTTCCGGCACCTCACGATCCCCGCGCTCCGCCCGATCATCATCTTCACGGTGATCATGTCGACCATCGGCGGCCTGCAGATCTTCACGGAGCCGCTGCTCGCGGCGCCCGAGTCGGGCCTCACCTGCGGCGCCGGGCGGCAGTGCCAGACGCTCGCGCTGTTCCTCTACGAGCAGGGCTTCGGGCAGTTCGAGTTCGGCTACGGGTCCGCCATCGGGGTCGTGCTGTTCGTGATCGTGGTGGTCGTCGCGCTCCTCAACTTCTACCTGTCCACCCGCACCCGGAAGGCGAGCTGA
- a CDS encoding MSMEG_6728 family protein yields the protein MQTFLPYPELDASMAVLDDKRLGKQRVETLQVMRAVTVAGYGWQSHPVTRMWRGYRPALMEYQEATCAEWMRRGFADTCFEKTLAVIAEVPEDLAAYSEGRIVRPPWWGRPELHLSHRSKLLAKAPELYRPSFPGDPDDLDYVWPVASA from the coding sequence GTGCAGACGTTCCTCCCCTACCCCGAGCTCGACGCGAGCATGGCCGTGCTCGACGACAAGCGGCTCGGCAAGCAGCGCGTCGAGACGCTGCAGGTGATGAGGGCCGTGACCGTCGCCGGCTACGGCTGGCAGAGCCACCCCGTCACGCGCATGTGGCGCGGATACCGGCCCGCGCTCATGGAGTACCAGGAGGCGACCTGCGCCGAGTGGATGCGGCGCGGCTTCGCCGACACGTGCTTCGAGAAGACGCTGGCGGTCATCGCCGAGGTGCCCGAGGACCTCGCCGCGTACTCCGAGGGGCGCATCGTCCGGCCGCCGTGGTGGGGCCGCCCCGAGCTGCACCTCTCCCACCGCTCGAAGCTGCTCGCCAAGGCGCCGGAGCTGTACCGCCCGTCGTTCCCCGGGGATCCCGACGACCTCGACTACGTCTGGCCGGTCGCGAGCGCGTGA